From a single Vitis vinifera cultivar Pinot Noir 40024 chromosome 18, ASM3070453v1 genomic region:
- the LOC100261954 gene encoding disease resistance protein RPV1 isoform X1, producing MASAAASSSSSQTRYDVFLSFRGEDTRNNFTAHLYHALCQKGINTFIDDDKLERGQVISPALVAAIENSMFSIVVLSKNYAFSRWCLQELVKIVECMKSRRQRVVPIFYNVDPSDVRRQRGIFGEALAKHEENSENMERVQSWKDALTQVANLSGWDSRNKNEPLLIKEIVTDILNKLLSTSISDTENLVGIDARMQEIEMRLCLGSDDFLMVGIWGMGGIGKTTLARAIYRKITCQFEACCFFENVGEDLAKEGLIGLQQKFLAQLLEEPNLNMKALTSIKGRLHSKKVLIVLDNVNDPIILKCLVGNYDWFGRGSRIIITTRDKRLLISHGVLNYYEAQRFNYDEASEFLTPYSLKHKIPCDDFMEVSKEVIGYAQGLPLALEVLGSFLFSMTKEEWRNQLDKLKSTPNMKIQEVLKVSYDGLDDKEKNILLDIACFFKGEDKDYVMEILDGCGFFSLSGIRALIDKSLVTISWSNEIMMHDLIQEMGREIVRQQSLEEPGKRSRLWFHEDINGVLKKNTATEKIEGIFLNLSHLEEMLYFTTQALAGMNRLRLLKVYNSKNISRNFKDTSNMENCKVNFSKDFKFCYHDLRCLYFYGYSLKSLPNDFNPKNLVELSMPYSRIKQLWKGIKVLANLKFMDLSHSKYLIETPNFRGVTNLKRLVLEGCVSLRKVHSSLGDLKNLIFLNLKNCQMLKSLPSSTCDLKSLETFILSGCSKFKEFPENFGSLEMLKELYADEIAIGVLPSSFSFLRNLQILSFKGCKGPSSTLWLLPRRSSNSIGSILQPLSGLRSLIRLNLSNCNLSDEPNLSSLGFLSSLEELYLGGNDFVTLPSTISQLSNLTLLGLENCKRLQVLPELPSSIYYICAENCTSLKDVSYQVLKSLLPTGQHQKRKFMVPVVKPDTALAVLEASNPGIRIPHRASYQRIDPVVKLGIATVALKAFIPGSRIPDWIRYQSSGSEVKAELPPNWFNSNFLGFAFSFVTCGHFSCLFMLKADVLFDWTSRDDSSSVDIIIVEMISFKRRLETDHVCLCYVPLPQLRNCSQVTHIKVSFMAVSREGEIEIKRCGVGVVYSNEDGNHNNPPMIRFNSISSPPPPPRSKSTVVLEEIHEEEPSGNGCSNVDGSEEVRRNLELLLSALRIGLNQIFGHRNA from the exons ATGGCTTCTGctgctgcttcttcttcttcttctcaaaCGCGCTATGATGTGTTCCTCAGCTTCAGAGGAGAAGACACCCGCAATAACTTCACTGCCCATCTCTATCACGCCTTGTGCCAGAAAGGAATCAACACTTTCATCGATGATGACAAGCTTGAGAGAGGCCAAGTCATATCTCCTGCCCTTGTTGCAGCTATCGAAAACTCCATGTTTTCAATAGTTGTTTTGTCGAAAAATTATGCATTCTCTAGATGGTGTTTACAGGAATTGGTGAAGATAGTAGAGTGCATGAAAAGCAGGAGACAGAGGGTTGTCCCAATTTTCTACAATGTCGATCCCTCGGATGTGAGAAGACAGAGGGGCATATTTGGAGAAGCATTGGCTAAACATGAAGAGAACTCGGAGAACATGGAGAGGGTGCAGAGTTGGAAGGATGCTCTCACTCAAGTTGCAAATTTATCCGGTTGGGATTCAAGAAATAA GAATGAGCCTCTACTAATCAAGGAAATCGTTAcagatattttgaataaattgttAAGTACATCTATTAGTGATACTGAAAATCTGGTTGGAATAGATGCTCGCATGCAAGAAATAGAGATGCGATTATGTTTGGGGTCTGATGATTTTCTGATGGTAGGAATTTGGGGCATGGGCGGAATAGGGAAAACAACCCTTGCTAGagctatttatagaaaaatcaCTTGTCAATTTGAAGCATgttgtttttttgaaaatgttgggGAGGATTTGGCAAAGGAGGGTTTAATAGGATTGCAACAAAAGTTTCTTGCTCAACTATTGGAGGAACCAAATCTAAATATGAAGGCACTCACATCTATAAAGGGAAGGCTCCACTCAAAGAAGGTCCTTATTGTTCTTGATAATGTGAATGATCCAATAATATTGAAATGCTTGGTTGGAAACTATGATTGGTTTGGTCGAGGAAGTAGAATTATTATAACCACTAGGGATAAGCGTTTGTTAATTTCACATGGAGTACTCAATTATTATGAGGCTCAGAGATTTAATTATGACGAAGCTTCTGAGTTCCTTACACCCTATtcattaaaacataaaattccTTGTGATGATTTCATGGAGGTTTCAAAAGAAGTAATTGGTTATGCTCAAGGCCTCCCATTGGCTCTAGAAGTTTTAGGTTCCTTTTTATTTAGCATGACCAAAGAAGAATGGAGAAATCAATTAGACAAACTGAAAAGTACTCCTAATATGAAAATTCAAGAAGTACTTAAAGTAAGTTATGATGGGCTAGATGATAAGGAGAAGAATATACTACTAGACATTGCATGTTTCTTTAAAGGAGAGGATAAAGATTATGTAATGGAAATACTAGATGGTTGCGGCTTTTTCTCACTTAGTGGAATACGAGCTCTCATTGATAAGTCACTCGTAACTATTTCTTGGAGTAATGAGATAATGATGCATGACTTAATACAAGAAATGGGTAGGGAAATTGTTCGTCAGCAATCCCTTGAAGAGCCTGGTAAACGTAGCAGATTATGGTTTCATGAAGATATCAATGGcgtattgaaaaaaaatacg GCAACTGAAAAAATTGAAGGCATATTCCTCAACTTGTCTCATTTAGAAGAGATGTTATACTTTACCACTCAAGCCCTTGCAGGGATGAATAGACTTAGATTGCTCAAAGTCTATAactctaaaaatatttcaagaaacTTCAAAGATACCTCCAATATGGAGAATTGCAAAGTGAACTTTTCCAAGGACTTTAAATTTTGTTACCATGATTTGAGGTGCCTATATTTTTATGGATACTCTTTGAAATCATTGCCCAATGACTTCAATCCAAAGAATCTTGTTGAGCTCAGCATGCCTTATAGTCGCATTAAACAACTTTGGAAAGGAATCAAG GTTCTtgcaaatttgaaattcatggATCTCAGTCACTCTAAGTACTTAATAGAAACTCCAAATTTTCGGGGAGTCACCAACCTCAAACGGTTAGTTTTGGAAGGATGTGTGTCTTTACGTAAGGTGCACTCATCACTTGGAGATTTGAAGAATCTCATtttcttgaatttgaaaaaCTGCCAAATGCTAAAGAGCCTTCCAAGTAGCACTTGTGATTTGAAGTCTCTTGAAACGTTTATTCTTTCTGGTTGCTCCAAATTTAAAGAATTTCCTGAGAACTTTGGGAGCTTAGAAATGTTGAAGGAACTTTATGCAGATGAAATTGCTATAGGAGTACTTCcctcctctttttctttcttaagaAACCTTCAAATATTATCCTTTAAGGGATGTAAAGGACCATCATCTACGCTATGGTTGTTGCCAAGAAGAAGTTCAAATTCCATTGGTTCCATATTGCAACCTTTGTCAGGTTTACGCTCTTTAATAAGACTAAACCTCAGTAACTGCAATTTATCGGATGAACCAAACCTTAGCAGTCTTGGCTTCTTATCATCGTTGGAAGAGTTATATTTAGGTGGGAACGACTTTGTTACTTTGCCTTCAACCATCAGTCAACTTTCTAACCTAACGTTGTTGGGGTTGGAAAATTGTAAAAGACTACAAGTACTTCCAGAGCTTCCATCAAGCATATATTATATATGTGCAGAAAATTGCACATCATTAAAAGATGTCTCATATCAAGTACTTAAGTCACTACTTCCAACTGGCCAACACCAAAAGCGCAAGTTCATG GTTCCCGTTGTGAAACCGGATACAGCCTTAGCGGTTTTGGAAGCATCTAATCCTGGGATTAGAATACCACATAGGGCAAGTTATCAGAGGATCGATCCCGTTGTGAAACTGGGTATAGCCACAGTGGCTTTAAAAGCATTTATTCCTGGGAGTAGAATACCAGATTGGATAAGGTATCAGAGCTCAGGGAGTGAAGTAAAAGCAGAGCTACCTCCAAATTGGTTTAATTCCAACTTCCTGGGTTTTGCTTTTAGTTTTGTCACTTGTGGCCATTTCTCTTGCCTCTTCATGTTGAAAGCGGATGTCTTGTTTGATTGGACATCCAGGGACGATTCTTCCTCCGTTGATATCATTATTGTCGAAATGATTTCCTTTAAGAGAAGGTTGGAGACGGATCACGTGTGCCTGTGTTATGTACCACTTCCCCAGTTGCGGAATTGCTCTCAAGTGACTCACATCAAGGTATCATTTATGGCAGTCTCCAGGGAGGGTGAGATTGAAAttaagaggtgtggggttggtgTAGTGTACAGTAATGAAGATGGGAATCACAACAATCCCCCAATGATCCGATTCAACTCTATCtcctctcctcctcctcctcctcgtAGTAAGTCAACCGTTGTCCTTGAAGAAATCCATGAGGAGGAACCTAGTGGAAATGGGTGCTCTAATGTTGATGGCTCAGAAGAAGTGAGGAGGAACCTAGAACTGCTACTGTCTGCTCTGAGGATCGGTCTGAATCAGATATTCGGCCACAGAAATGCTTGA
- the LOC100261954 gene encoding disease resistance protein RPV1 isoform X2 → MASAAASSSSSQTRYDVFLSFRGEDTRNNFTAHLYHALCQKGINTFIDDDKLERGQVISPALVAAIENSMFSIVVLSKNYAFSRWCLQELVKIVECMKSRRQRVVPIFYNVDPSDVRRQRGIFGEALAKHEENSENMERVQSWKDALTQVANLSGWDSRNKNEPLLIKEIVTDILNKLLSTSISDTENLVGIDARMQEIEMRLCLGSDDFLMVGIWGMGGIGKTTLARAIYRKITCQFEACCFFENVGEDLAKEGLIGLQQKFLAQLLEEPNLNMKALTSIKGRLHSKKVLIVLDNVNDPIILKCLVGNYDWFGRGSRIIITTRDKRLLISHGVLNYYEAQRFNYDEASEFLTPYSLKHKIPCDDFMEVSKEVIGYAQGLPLALEVLGSFLFSMTKEEWRNQLDKLKSTPNMKIQEVLKVSYDGLDDKEKNILLDIACFFKGEDKDYVMEILDGCGFFSLSGIRALIDKSLVTISWSNEIMMHDLIQEMGREIVRQQSLEEPGKRSRLWFHEDINGVLKKNTATEKIEGIFLNLSHLEEMLYFTTQALAGMNRLRLLKVYNSKNISRNFKDTSNMENCKVNFSKDFKFCYHDLRCLYFYGYSLKSLPNDFNPKNLVELSMPYSRIKQLWKGIKVPVVKPDTALAVLEASNPGIRIPHRASYQRIDPVVKLGIATVALKAFIPGSRIPDWIRYQSSGSEVKAELPPNWFNSNFLGFAFSFVTCGHFSCLFMLKADVLFDWTSRDDSSSVDIIIVEMISFKRRLETDHVCLCYVPLPQLRNCSQVTHIKVSFMAVSREGEIEIKRCGVGVVYSNEDGNHNNPPMIRFNSISSPPPPPRSKSTVVLEEIHEEEPSGNGCSNVDGSEEVRRNLELLLSALRIGLNQIFGHRNA, encoded by the exons ATGGCTTCTGctgctgcttcttcttcttcttctcaaaCGCGCTATGATGTGTTCCTCAGCTTCAGAGGAGAAGACACCCGCAATAACTTCACTGCCCATCTCTATCACGCCTTGTGCCAGAAAGGAATCAACACTTTCATCGATGATGACAAGCTTGAGAGAGGCCAAGTCATATCTCCTGCCCTTGTTGCAGCTATCGAAAACTCCATGTTTTCAATAGTTGTTTTGTCGAAAAATTATGCATTCTCTAGATGGTGTTTACAGGAATTGGTGAAGATAGTAGAGTGCATGAAAAGCAGGAGACAGAGGGTTGTCCCAATTTTCTACAATGTCGATCCCTCGGATGTGAGAAGACAGAGGGGCATATTTGGAGAAGCATTGGCTAAACATGAAGAGAACTCGGAGAACATGGAGAGGGTGCAGAGTTGGAAGGATGCTCTCACTCAAGTTGCAAATTTATCCGGTTGGGATTCAAGAAATAA GAATGAGCCTCTACTAATCAAGGAAATCGTTAcagatattttgaataaattgttAAGTACATCTATTAGTGATACTGAAAATCTGGTTGGAATAGATGCTCGCATGCAAGAAATAGAGATGCGATTATGTTTGGGGTCTGATGATTTTCTGATGGTAGGAATTTGGGGCATGGGCGGAATAGGGAAAACAACCCTTGCTAGagctatttatagaaaaatcaCTTGTCAATTTGAAGCATgttgtttttttgaaaatgttgggGAGGATTTGGCAAAGGAGGGTTTAATAGGATTGCAACAAAAGTTTCTTGCTCAACTATTGGAGGAACCAAATCTAAATATGAAGGCACTCACATCTATAAAGGGAAGGCTCCACTCAAAGAAGGTCCTTATTGTTCTTGATAATGTGAATGATCCAATAATATTGAAATGCTTGGTTGGAAACTATGATTGGTTTGGTCGAGGAAGTAGAATTATTATAACCACTAGGGATAAGCGTTTGTTAATTTCACATGGAGTACTCAATTATTATGAGGCTCAGAGATTTAATTATGACGAAGCTTCTGAGTTCCTTACACCCTATtcattaaaacataaaattccTTGTGATGATTTCATGGAGGTTTCAAAAGAAGTAATTGGTTATGCTCAAGGCCTCCCATTGGCTCTAGAAGTTTTAGGTTCCTTTTTATTTAGCATGACCAAAGAAGAATGGAGAAATCAATTAGACAAACTGAAAAGTACTCCTAATATGAAAATTCAAGAAGTACTTAAAGTAAGTTATGATGGGCTAGATGATAAGGAGAAGAATATACTACTAGACATTGCATGTTTCTTTAAAGGAGAGGATAAAGATTATGTAATGGAAATACTAGATGGTTGCGGCTTTTTCTCACTTAGTGGAATACGAGCTCTCATTGATAAGTCACTCGTAACTATTTCTTGGAGTAATGAGATAATGATGCATGACTTAATACAAGAAATGGGTAGGGAAATTGTTCGTCAGCAATCCCTTGAAGAGCCTGGTAAACGTAGCAGATTATGGTTTCATGAAGATATCAATGGcgtattgaaaaaaaatacg GCAACTGAAAAAATTGAAGGCATATTCCTCAACTTGTCTCATTTAGAAGAGATGTTATACTTTACCACTCAAGCCCTTGCAGGGATGAATAGACTTAGATTGCTCAAAGTCTATAactctaaaaatatttcaagaaacTTCAAAGATACCTCCAATATGGAGAATTGCAAAGTGAACTTTTCCAAGGACTTTAAATTTTGTTACCATGATTTGAGGTGCCTATATTTTTATGGATACTCTTTGAAATCATTGCCCAATGACTTCAATCCAAAGAATCTTGTTGAGCTCAGCATGCCTTATAGTCGCATTAAACAACTTTGGAAAGGAATCAAG GTTCCCGTTGTGAAACCGGATACAGCCTTAGCGGTTTTGGAAGCATCTAATCCTGGGATTAGAATACCACATAGGGCAAGTTATCAGAGGATCGATCCCGTTGTGAAACTGGGTATAGCCACAGTGGCTTTAAAAGCATTTATTCCTGGGAGTAGAATACCAGATTGGATAAGGTATCAGAGCTCAGGGAGTGAAGTAAAAGCAGAGCTACCTCCAAATTGGTTTAATTCCAACTTCCTGGGTTTTGCTTTTAGTTTTGTCACTTGTGGCCATTTCTCTTGCCTCTTCATGTTGAAAGCGGATGTCTTGTTTGATTGGACATCCAGGGACGATTCTTCCTCCGTTGATATCATTATTGTCGAAATGATTTCCTTTAAGAGAAGGTTGGAGACGGATCACGTGTGCCTGTGTTATGTACCACTTCCCCAGTTGCGGAATTGCTCTCAAGTGACTCACATCAAGGTATCATTTATGGCAGTCTCCAGGGAGGGTGAGATTGAAAttaagaggtgtggggttggtgTAGTGTACAGTAATGAAGATGGGAATCACAACAATCCCCCAATGATCCGATTCAACTCTATCtcctctcctcctcctcctcctcgtAGTAAGTCAACCGTTGTCCTTGAAGAAATCCATGAGGAGGAACCTAGTGGAAATGGGTGCTCTAATGTTGATGGCTCAGAAGAAGTGAGGAGGAACCTAGAACTGCTACTGTCTGCTCTGAGGATCGGTCTGAATCAGATATTCGGCCACAGAAATGCTTGA